Sequence from the Corallococcus sp. EGB genome:
CCCGGTGGTTCCACCCCCGCGCCGCCGGAAACGACGGCGCGGCAGGCGGCATCTAGCGGGACTTCTTCACCACGACCTTCTTCTTCGCGCCAGCGCCCATCACGCGGGGAACAGGCGCGCCCGTACTGCTCGCCTGCTCAGTGGACGCCGGACGCGGAGGCTCCGGAGCCCGGGGCGCGGTCGCCGAGGGCGGCGGCGGGGGCGGCAGCGGCTTGGCGGACGGACGCGCCACGACGGTGGCCGGCGCCGTCGTCGCGGGCGGAGTGCGCGCGGGCGGCGGGGGCGGCGTCGGGGCGGTGCGCGGCGCGGCGGCCGGCGGCGTCGGAGGACGCGGCGGGGTGGCGCCCGGACGCACCGTGGGGCGCGTCACCGCCTGGGGACGTGCCACGGCGGGGCGCTCGGACGGCAGGCGGCCCGGTTCCACGTCGCCCATGTCCACGCGGCCGCGGAAGCTGGCGCCGTCCACGATGATGACGCGGGGGGCGCGGATGTCGCCCACCATGCGGCCTTCGCGGGTGAGCTCCACGCTCTCGGTGGCGTTGATGTTGCCCACCACCACGCCGCTGACGATGGCGTTCTTCACCGCCACGTTGGCCTTCACCACGCCGGACGGCTCCACGATGAGGGTGCGGCTGAGGGTGAGCTCACCCTCGACGCGCCCGCGGACCGTGAGGTCCTCGTCACCCGTGAGCCGACCGCTGATGAGGATGGAGGGCCCCACCACGGTGTTGTCGACGGCGTTGCCTGCAAGCTCCTTCGCGGTCGCCACGGATCAGCGCTCCTTCATGTCCATGTCGACGTTGCCCTTGAAGGAGGCACCGTCGGCGATGAGGATGCGCGGGGCCTTGATGTCGCCCACCACGCGGCAGTCCGTCTTGAGCTCCACCTTGTCGCTGGCGGCGATGTTGCCCGTCACGCGGCCGGCGATCTCCACGTTCTGCGTCTCGATGTCCGCCTCGACGACGCCCGAGCCCTCCACGTAGAGGCTCTCCTTGAGGGAGATCTTCCCCTTCACGGTGCCCTGGATGACCAGGTCCTCGTCACCGGAAATCTCCCCGTCGATGACGATGCTCGAGCCAATGATCGTATTCGCCATGAGTGTTGTCCGCCTTCTCGAAGCTGTGCGCCTGGGGGGCCGTGGGTCGGTCCCCGGTGGATGCTAGATGTCGTCCGGCAACTTCACGTCCATCTCGATGGAGCCGTTGAACACGGCGCCGTCCTCGATGATGACCCGCGGGGCCTTGATGTCGCCCGCCACCTTCGCCGAGGCATTGATGGCCACGCGCGTGGAGGCGTCGATGTTGCCGCTCGCCTCGCCGTTGATGGTCAGTTCCTCGGCGCGGATGTCCGCCTGCACCTTGCCGGTGCCCTCGATGGTGAGGTGGTTCTTCAGGGCGATCTGCCCCTCCACGCGCCCCTCGATGACCAGGTCCCCTCCGCCCGTGAGGTTGCCCCTGATGACGATGCCCTTGCCAATGATGCCCGTTTCACCCTGTGCCATGAGGTGATCCTCGCCAGCGCCTGCTCCGTCGGGAGCGGGGCGACCTGATTATGTCAGAGATGCGCGGAGATCCAGCCGGAGATGTCCTGGAACACCGTCGCGCGGTCCCGCTCGTTGAGCGGCTCGTGCCGCATGCCGGGGTACTCCTTGAACTTCTTGTCCGCCGTCCCCGCCGCCTCGAAGAAGGCCCGGGCCGCGGCCGGCAGCGCCACCCCGTCCTCCTGGCCGCACAAGACGAACAGCGGCACTTGAATCTTCGGCGCCAGGGAGAGCGTCTGCGCCTGGGCGGCCGTGGACTCCACGAACCAGCGGGGCGTGGCGAAGGGCACGTACAACGGGTCCGCCCCGACCGCCTTCTGGATGTCCGGGTCGGTGCTGAGCATCTCCGGGGCCAGTCCGGAGGGGACCTTCATCCAGGGCACCACGGAGCCCACCATGCGCGCGGCGAGCACCTTCGCGGCCGGCGGGGTGATGGCCAGCTTGAGGTAGGGCGCGGAGAGGATGGCGCCGGAGAGACCCTCCAGCCGCCCGGCCAGGGCGTGCGCGGCCATCAGGCCGCCGTGGCTGTGGGCGAGCAGGAAGATCTTCTCCGTGCCCGCGGCCTTGCGCACGCGCTGCCAGAAGGCGTCCAGGTCGTCGAGGAACTCGGTCCACTTGCGGGCATAGGCGCGCCGTCCGTCCGCGCGGCCGTGGCCGCGGTAGTCGAAGCCGTGCACCGCGAAGCCGTCCTGCACCAGCGCGTCGATGACGGGCCGGTAGCGGCCGATGTGGTCGCCGTAGCCGTGGACGATGGCGACGTGCGCGCGGGGGGCTGAGTCCGGCAGGTCCAACGTCCAGAACAGCCGGGTGTTGTCCTTGCCGCTGAAGAAGCCTTCGTCGTGGCGGGCCATGAGGCCTGGACCTTAGCGGCCCGGCGCGGTCGAGGGTAGCGCCTTCAACTTGCGCTCCAGGGAGGTGTGCTGGTCCGCGGGCTCGGCGGCCTCCGGCTCCAGGGTCAGCACCTCGAGTGCGCGTCTCCAGACCCGGGCGGCCTCCGGGGCGCGGCCGGCCTTGAGGTAGGCGTCCCCCAGGTGCTCCAGGATGGGGGGCTCGTCCGGGGACAGGTCCACCGCGCGCTCCAGGACCTCCACGGCCTTCTTCGCGTCGCCGCGCTGGTAGTGCACCCACCCCAGCGAGTCCACGTAGGCCGCGCTGTCGGGCCGGAGCGCCAGCGCGCGGCGCACCAGCCGCTCCGCCTCGTCCAGGTCCCGGCCCCGCTGCGCCATCACGTAACCCATGAAGTTCATCGCCGCGGCGTGGTCCGGCTTCA
This genomic interval carries:
- a CDS encoding polymer-forming cytoskeletal protein, translating into MATAKELAGNAVDNTVVGPSILISGRLTGDEDLTVRGRVEGELTLSRTLIVEPSGVVKANVAVKNAIVSGVVVGNINATESVELTREGRMVGDIRAPRVIIVDGASFRGRVDMGDVEPGRLPSERPAVARPQAVTRPTVRPGATPPRPPTPPAAAPRTAPTPPPPPARTPPATTAPATVVARPSAKPLPPPPPPSATAPRAPEPPRPASTEQASSTGAPVPRVMGAGAKKKVVVKKSR
- a CDS encoding polymer-forming cytoskeletal protein: MANTIIGSSIVIDGEISGDEDLVIQGTVKGKISLKESLYVEGSGVVEADIETQNVEIAGRVTGNIAASDKVELKTDCRVVGDIKAPRILIADGASFKGNVDMDMKER
- the bacN gene encoding bactofilin BacN → MAQGETGIIGKGIVIRGNLTGGGDLVIEGRVEGQIALKNHLTIEGTGKVQADIRAEELTINGEASGNIDASTRVAINASAKVAGDIKAPRVIIEDGAVFNGSIEMDVKLPDDI
- a CDS encoding alpha/beta hydrolase, producing the protein MARHDEGFFSGKDNTRLFWTLDLPDSAPRAHVAIVHGYGDHIGRYRPVIDALVQDGFAVHGFDYRGHGRADGRRAYARKWTEFLDDLDAFWQRVRKAAGTEKIFLLAHSHGGLMAAHALAGRLEGLSGAILSAPYLKLAITPPAAKVLAARMVGSVVPWMKVPSGLAPEMLSTDPDIQKAVGADPLYVPFATPRWFVESTAAQAQTLSLAPKIQVPLFVLCGQEDGVALPAAARAFFEAAGTADKKFKEYPGMRHEPLNERDRATVFQDISGWISAHL